The proteins below are encoded in one region of Plutella xylostella chromosome Z, ilPluXylo3.1, whole genome shotgun sequence:
- the LOC105388140 gene encoding SPARC-related modular calcium-binding protein 1 isoform X2, translating to MYTNVFVVYFTLLNVIYYVYGVTTPDGKPSSKSKEYCYARVSACEISDGHQPVCGTDGRTYPSKCRLLRAQCTGEAVTMAHKGPCAGQSSCLSTLRYALSEKEGGRAAFTPRCRSDGAYAAVQCHAARGGGCWCVTPDGKPVPNTTVRNGKPDCTRTGKSHAKRRSSARGQRNKKSCSRADRGLFNGNLLKIFSGEYERGRSGAKPLEHPAVAEWKFQELDRDRSGALEKPEYRGLRRLIKKVVKPKRCARAWARGCDADGDGAIARGEWAACLLASAEPPAPDFSLRFFMSLTADDDAAREPEPDYEEEPALVPSSVMFPVLPGLMRPSFPSGAEQENRREDEADCLSDRQAVLDEQKSGLSSLSTLYVPECTGDGRYARAQCYRTTPYCWCVHQDTGKPIPGSAVKDRSPDCDAAPHYTSPMKGCPEPMKTNFLRDLINLFIVKMTTSTNGSAPGHSDMVKWGASKEEQAATWTFVMLDKDKNKALDRREWKAFHQLIATAEQLRRCGRKLPRYCDVNHDNKISITEWLACLDVSQAVHGKTVETTKTPTNPRRKGPNPLESILKADD from the exons ATGTACACGAATGTATTTGTagtttattttacattattaaatgttatttactaTGTCTACGGAGTGACAACGCCGGATGGGAAg CCAAGCAGTAAGAGCAAGGAGTACTGCTACGCGCGGGTATCAGCCTGCGAGATCAGCGACGGTCACCAGCCGGTTTGTGGGACAGATGGCAGGACCTACCCCTCCAAGTGTCGGCTGCTGAGGGCCCAGTGCACGGGGGAGGCCGTCACCATGGCCCACAAGGGGCCCTGCGCAG GCCAGAGCTCATGCCTGTCAACGCTGCGCTACGCCCTGAGCGAGAAggagggcgggcgggcggcctTCACCCCTCGCTGCCGGTCGGACGGCGCCTACGCGGCGGTCCAGTGCCATGCGGCGCGCGGAGGCGGCTGCTGGTGCGTCACCCCTGACGGGAAGCCAGTGCCTAATACCACCGTGAGGAATGGGAAGCCTGACTGCACTAGAACAG GCAAGTCGCACGCTAAGCGGAGGTCTTCAGCCCGCGGccaaagaaacaaaaaga GTTGCTCGCGCGCGGACCGTGGCTTATTCAACGGCAATCTCCTAAAGATCTTCAGTGGAGAGTACGAGCGGGGCCGCTCGGGGGCGAAGCCTCTGGAGCACCCGGCCGTGGCCGAGTGGAAGTTCCAGGAGCTGGACCGCGACCGCAGCGGAGCGCTCGAGAAGCCCGAGTACAGGGGGCTGAGGCGGCTCATCAAGAAG GTGGTGAAGCCGAAGCGTTGCGCGCGCGCATGGGCACGCGGCTGCGACGCGGACGGGGACGGGGCCATCGCGCGCGGGGAGTGGGCCGCGTGCCTGCTCGCCTCGGCCGAGCCGCCCGCGCCGGACT tctCGCTCCGTTTCTTCATGTCGCTGACCGCAGACGACGACGCGGCGCGCGAGCCCGAGCCCGACTACGAGGAGGAGCCTGCGTTGGTGCCCAGCTCTG TAATGTTTCCAGTCCTGCCGGGGCTGATGCGTCCGTCGTTCCCCTCGGGCGCTGAACAGGAGAACAGGAGGGAGGACGAGGCTGACTGCCTGTCCGACAGACAGGCGGTGCTGGATGAACAG AAATCCGGCCTCTCATCTCTATCAACCCTCTACGTGCCGGAGTGCACGGGCGACGGTCGCTACGCTCGCGCCCAGTGCTACAGAACAACTCCGTACTGCTGGTGTGTGCATCAGGACACCGGCAAGCCCATCCCAGGGTCTGCTGTGAAGGACAGGAGTCCTGACTGTGACGCCGCGCCGCATTATACTAGCCCTATGAAGG GGTGCCCAGAACCAATGAAGACAAATTTCCTACGTGATCTCATCAACCTATTCATTGTTAAAATGACGACTTCAACAAACGGATCGGCACCTGG CCACAGTGACATGGTGAAGTGGGGAGCCAGCAAGGAGGAGCAGGCGGCGACGTGGACCTTCGTCATGTTGGACAAGGACAAGAACAAGGCGCTCGACCGACGGGAGTGGAAGGCCTTTCATCAGCTGATAGCTACTGCTGAGCAG CTCCGTCGCTGCGGCCGCAAGCTGCCCCGCTACTGCGACGTGAACCACGACAACAAGATCAGCATCACGGAGTGGCTCGCCTGCCTCGACGTGTCGCAGGCCGTGCATGGGAAGACTG TTGAGACTACCAAGACACCTACAAATCCACGAAGAAAAGGTCCAAATCCATTGGAATCAATACTGAAAGCGGACGATTAA
- the LOC105388140 gene encoding SPARC-related modular calcium-binding protein 1 isoform X6 encodes MYTNVFVVYFTLLNVIYYVYGVTTPDGKPSSKSKEYCYARVSACEISDGHQPVCGTDGRTYPSKCRLLRAQCTGEAVTMAHKGPCAEGQSSCLSTLRYALSEKEGGRAAFTPRCRSDGAYAAVQCHAARGGGCWCVTPDGKPVPNTTVRNGKPDCTRTGKSHAKRRSSARGQRNKKSCSRADRGLFNGNLLKIFSGEYERGRSGAKPLEHPAVAEWKFQELDRDRSGALEKPEYRGLRRLIKKVVKPKRCARAWARGCDADGDGAIARGEWAACLLASAEPPAPDYDDAAREPEPDYEEEPALVPSSVMFPVLPGLMRPSFPSGAEQENRREDEADCLSDRQAVLDEQKSGLSSLSTLYVPECTGDGRYARAQCYRTTPYCWCVHQDTGKPIPGSAVKDRSPDCDAAPHYTSPMKGCPEPMKTNFLRDLINLFIVKMTTSTNGSAPGHSDMVKWGASKEEQAATWTFVMLDKDKNKALDRREWKAFHQLIATAEQLRRCGRKLPRYCDVNHDNKISITEWLACLDVSQAVHGKTVETTKTPTNPRRKGPNPLESILKADD; translated from the exons ATGTACACGAATGTATTTGTagtttattttacattattaaatgttatttactaTGTCTACGGAGTGACAACGCCGGATGGGAAg CCAAGCAGTAAGAGCAAGGAGTACTGCTACGCGCGGGTATCAGCCTGCGAGATCAGCGACGGTCACCAGCCGGTTTGTGGGACAGATGGCAGGACCTACCCCTCCAAGTGTCGGCTGCTGAGGGCCCAGTGCACGGGGGAGGCCGTCACCATGGCCCACAAGGGGCCCTGCGCAG AAGGCCAGAGCTCATGCCTGTCAACGCTGCGCTACGCCCTGAGCGAGAAggagggcgggcgggcggcctTCACCCCTCGCTGCCGGTCGGACGGCGCCTACGCGGCGGTCCAGTGCCATGCGGCGCGCGGAGGCGGCTGCTGGTGCGTCACCCCTGACGGGAAGCCAGTGCCTAATACCACCGTGAGGAATGGGAAGCCTGACTGCACTAGAACAG GCAAGTCGCACGCTAAGCGGAGGTCTTCAGCCCGCGGccaaagaaacaaaaaga GTTGCTCGCGCGCGGACCGTGGCTTATTCAACGGCAATCTCCTAAAGATCTTCAGTGGAGAGTACGAGCGGGGCCGCTCGGGGGCGAAGCCTCTGGAGCACCCGGCCGTGGCCGAGTGGAAGTTCCAGGAGCTGGACCGCGACCGCAGCGGAGCGCTCGAGAAGCCCGAGTACAGGGGGCTGAGGCGGCTCATCAAGAAG GTGGTGAAGCCGAAGCGTTGCGCGCGCGCATGGGCACGCGGCTGCGACGCGGACGGGGACGGGGCCATCGCGCGCGGGGAGTGGGCCGCGTGCCTGCTCGCCTCGGCCGAGCCGCCCGCGCCGGACT ACGACGACGCGGCGCGCGAGCCCGAGCCCGACTACGAGGAGGAGCCTGCGTTGGTGCCCAGCTCTG TAATGTTTCCAGTCCTGCCGGGGCTGATGCGTCCGTCGTTCCCCTCGGGCGCTGAACAGGAGAACAGGAGGGAGGACGAGGCTGACTGCCTGTCCGACAGACAGGCGGTGCTGGATGAACAG AAATCCGGCCTCTCATCTCTATCAACCCTCTACGTGCCGGAGTGCACGGGCGACGGTCGCTACGCTCGCGCCCAGTGCTACAGAACAACTCCGTACTGCTGGTGTGTGCATCAGGACACCGGCAAGCCCATCCCAGGGTCTGCTGTGAAGGACAGGAGTCCTGACTGTGACGCCGCGCCGCATTATACTAGCCCTATGAAGG GGTGCCCAGAACCAATGAAGACAAATTTCCTACGTGATCTCATCAACCTATTCATTGTTAAAATGACGACTTCAACAAACGGATCGGCACCTGG CCACAGTGACATGGTGAAGTGGGGAGCCAGCAAGGAGGAGCAGGCGGCGACGTGGACCTTCGTCATGTTGGACAAGGACAAGAACAAGGCGCTCGACCGACGGGAGTGGAAGGCCTTTCATCAGCTGATAGCTACTGCTGAGCAG CTCCGTCGCTGCGGCCGCAAGCTGCCCCGCTACTGCGACGTGAACCACGACAACAAGATCAGCATCACGGAGTGGCTCGCCTGCCTCGACGTGTCGCAGGCCGTGCATGGGAAGACTG TTGAGACTACCAAGACACCTACAAATCCACGAAGAAAAGGTCCAAATCCATTGGAATCAATACTGAAAGCGGACGATTAA
- the LOC105388140 gene encoding SPARC-related modular calcium-binding protein 1 isoform X1, with protein MYTNVFVVYFTLLNVIYYVYGVTTPDGKPSSKSKEYCYARVSACEISDGHQPVCGTDGRTYPSKCRLLRAQCTGEAVTMAHKGPCAEGQSSCLSTLRYALSEKEGGRAAFTPRCRSDGAYAAVQCHAARGGGCWCVTPDGKPVPNTTVRNGKPDCTRTGKSHAKRRSSARGQRNKKSCSRADRGLFNGNLLKIFSGEYERGRSGAKPLEHPAVAEWKFQELDRDRSGALEKPEYRGLRRLIKKVVKPKRCARAWARGCDADGDGAIARGEWAACLLASAEPPAPDFSLRFFMSLTADDDAAREPEPDYEEEPALVPSSVMFPVLPGLMRPSFPSGAEQENRREDEADCLSDRQAVLDEQKSGLSSLSTLYVPECTGDGRYARAQCYRTTPYCWCVHQDTGKPIPGSAVKDRSPDCDAAPHYTSPMKGCPEPMKTNFLRDLINLFIVKMTTSTNGSAPGHSDMVKWGASKEEQAATWTFVMLDKDKNKALDRREWKAFHQLIATAEQLRRCGRKLPRYCDVNHDNKISITEWLACLDVSQAVHGKTVETTKTPTNPRRKGPNPLESILKADD; from the exons ATGTACACGAATGTATTTGTagtttattttacattattaaatgttatttactaTGTCTACGGAGTGACAACGCCGGATGGGAAg CCAAGCAGTAAGAGCAAGGAGTACTGCTACGCGCGGGTATCAGCCTGCGAGATCAGCGACGGTCACCAGCCGGTTTGTGGGACAGATGGCAGGACCTACCCCTCCAAGTGTCGGCTGCTGAGGGCCCAGTGCACGGGGGAGGCCGTCACCATGGCCCACAAGGGGCCCTGCGCAG AAGGCCAGAGCTCATGCCTGTCAACGCTGCGCTACGCCCTGAGCGAGAAggagggcgggcgggcggcctTCACCCCTCGCTGCCGGTCGGACGGCGCCTACGCGGCGGTCCAGTGCCATGCGGCGCGCGGAGGCGGCTGCTGGTGCGTCACCCCTGACGGGAAGCCAGTGCCTAATACCACCGTGAGGAATGGGAAGCCTGACTGCACTAGAACAG GCAAGTCGCACGCTAAGCGGAGGTCTTCAGCCCGCGGccaaagaaacaaaaaga GTTGCTCGCGCGCGGACCGTGGCTTATTCAACGGCAATCTCCTAAAGATCTTCAGTGGAGAGTACGAGCGGGGCCGCTCGGGGGCGAAGCCTCTGGAGCACCCGGCCGTGGCCGAGTGGAAGTTCCAGGAGCTGGACCGCGACCGCAGCGGAGCGCTCGAGAAGCCCGAGTACAGGGGGCTGAGGCGGCTCATCAAGAAG GTGGTGAAGCCGAAGCGTTGCGCGCGCGCATGGGCACGCGGCTGCGACGCGGACGGGGACGGGGCCATCGCGCGCGGGGAGTGGGCCGCGTGCCTGCTCGCCTCGGCCGAGCCGCCCGCGCCGGACT tctCGCTCCGTTTCTTCATGTCGCTGACCGCAGACGACGACGCGGCGCGCGAGCCCGAGCCCGACTACGAGGAGGAGCCTGCGTTGGTGCCCAGCTCTG TAATGTTTCCAGTCCTGCCGGGGCTGATGCGTCCGTCGTTCCCCTCGGGCGCTGAACAGGAGAACAGGAGGGAGGACGAGGCTGACTGCCTGTCCGACAGACAGGCGGTGCTGGATGAACAG AAATCCGGCCTCTCATCTCTATCAACCCTCTACGTGCCGGAGTGCACGGGCGACGGTCGCTACGCTCGCGCCCAGTGCTACAGAACAACTCCGTACTGCTGGTGTGTGCATCAGGACACCGGCAAGCCCATCCCAGGGTCTGCTGTGAAGGACAGGAGTCCTGACTGTGACGCCGCGCCGCATTATACTAGCCCTATGAAGG GGTGCCCAGAACCAATGAAGACAAATTTCCTACGTGATCTCATCAACCTATTCATTGTTAAAATGACGACTTCAACAAACGGATCGGCACCTGG CCACAGTGACATGGTGAAGTGGGGAGCCAGCAAGGAGGAGCAGGCGGCGACGTGGACCTTCGTCATGTTGGACAAGGACAAGAACAAGGCGCTCGACCGACGGGAGTGGAAGGCCTTTCATCAGCTGATAGCTACTGCTGAGCAG CTCCGTCGCTGCGGCCGCAAGCTGCCCCGCTACTGCGACGTGAACCACGACAACAAGATCAGCATCACGGAGTGGCTCGCCTGCCTCGACGTGTCGCAGGCCGTGCATGGGAAGACTG TTGAGACTACCAAGACACCTACAAATCCACGAAGAAAAGGTCCAAATCCATTGGAATCAATACTGAAAGCGGACGATTAA
- the LOC105388140 gene encoding SPARC-related modular calcium-binding protein 1 isoform X7, protein MYTNVFVVYFTLLNVIYYVYGVTTPDGKPSSKSKEYCYARVSACEISDGHQPVCGTDGRTYPSKCRLLRAQCTGEAVTMAHKGPCAEGQSSCLSTLRYALSEKEGGRAAFTPRCRSDGAYAAVQCHAARGGGCWCVTPDGKPVPNTTVRNGKPDCTRTGKSHAKRRSSARGQRNKKSCSRADRGLFNGNLLKIFSGEYERGRSGAKPLEHPAVAEWKFQELDRDRSGALEKPEYRGLRRLIKKVVKPKRCARAWARGCDADGDGAIARGEWAACLLASAEPPAPDYDDAAREPEPDYEEEPALVPSSVMFPVLPGLMRPSFPSGAEQENRREDEADCLSDRQAVLDEQKSGLSSLSTLYVPECTGDGRYARAQCYRTTPYCWCVHQDTGKPIPGSAVKDRSPDCDAAPHYTSPMKGCPEPMKTNFLRDLINLFIVKMTTSTNGSAPGDMVKWGASKEEQAATWTFVMLDKDKNKALDRREWKAFHQLIATAEQLRRCGRKLPRYCDVNHDNKISITEWLACLDVSQAVHGKTVETTKTPTNPRRKGPNPLESILKADD, encoded by the exons ATGTACACGAATGTATTTGTagtttattttacattattaaatgttatttactaTGTCTACGGAGTGACAACGCCGGATGGGAAg CCAAGCAGTAAGAGCAAGGAGTACTGCTACGCGCGGGTATCAGCCTGCGAGATCAGCGACGGTCACCAGCCGGTTTGTGGGACAGATGGCAGGACCTACCCCTCCAAGTGTCGGCTGCTGAGGGCCCAGTGCACGGGGGAGGCCGTCACCATGGCCCACAAGGGGCCCTGCGCAG AAGGCCAGAGCTCATGCCTGTCAACGCTGCGCTACGCCCTGAGCGAGAAggagggcgggcgggcggcctTCACCCCTCGCTGCCGGTCGGACGGCGCCTACGCGGCGGTCCAGTGCCATGCGGCGCGCGGAGGCGGCTGCTGGTGCGTCACCCCTGACGGGAAGCCAGTGCCTAATACCACCGTGAGGAATGGGAAGCCTGACTGCACTAGAACAG GCAAGTCGCACGCTAAGCGGAGGTCTTCAGCCCGCGGccaaagaaacaaaaaga GTTGCTCGCGCGCGGACCGTGGCTTATTCAACGGCAATCTCCTAAAGATCTTCAGTGGAGAGTACGAGCGGGGCCGCTCGGGGGCGAAGCCTCTGGAGCACCCGGCCGTGGCCGAGTGGAAGTTCCAGGAGCTGGACCGCGACCGCAGCGGAGCGCTCGAGAAGCCCGAGTACAGGGGGCTGAGGCGGCTCATCAAGAAG GTGGTGAAGCCGAAGCGTTGCGCGCGCGCATGGGCACGCGGCTGCGACGCGGACGGGGACGGGGCCATCGCGCGCGGGGAGTGGGCCGCGTGCCTGCTCGCCTCGGCCGAGCCGCCCGCGCCGGACT ACGACGACGCGGCGCGCGAGCCCGAGCCCGACTACGAGGAGGAGCCTGCGTTGGTGCCCAGCTCTG TAATGTTTCCAGTCCTGCCGGGGCTGATGCGTCCGTCGTTCCCCTCGGGCGCTGAACAGGAGAACAGGAGGGAGGACGAGGCTGACTGCCTGTCCGACAGACAGGCGGTGCTGGATGAACAG AAATCCGGCCTCTCATCTCTATCAACCCTCTACGTGCCGGAGTGCACGGGCGACGGTCGCTACGCTCGCGCCCAGTGCTACAGAACAACTCCGTACTGCTGGTGTGTGCATCAGGACACCGGCAAGCCCATCCCAGGGTCTGCTGTGAAGGACAGGAGTCCTGACTGTGACGCCGCGCCGCATTATACTAGCCCTATGAAGG GGTGCCCAGAACCAATGAAGACAAATTTCCTACGTGATCTCATCAACCTATTCATTGTTAAAATGACGACTTCAACAAACGGATCGGCACCTGG TGACATGGTGAAGTGGGGAGCCAGCAAGGAGGAGCAGGCGGCGACGTGGACCTTCGTCATGTTGGACAAGGACAAGAACAAGGCGCTCGACCGACGGGAGTGGAAGGCCTTTCATCAGCTGATAGCTACTGCTGAGCAG CTCCGTCGCTGCGGCCGCAAGCTGCCCCGCTACTGCGACGTGAACCACGACAACAAGATCAGCATCACGGAGTGGCTCGCCTGCCTCGACGTGTCGCAGGCCGTGCATGGGAAGACTG TTGAGACTACCAAGACACCTACAAATCCACGAAGAAAAGGTCCAAATCCATTGGAATCAATACTGAAAGCGGACGATTAA
- the LOC105388140 gene encoding SPARC-related modular calcium-binding protein 2 isoform X4: MYTNVFVVYFTLLNVIYYVYGVTTPDGKPSSKSKEYCYARVSACEISDGHQPVCGTDGRTYPSKCRLLRAQCTGEAVTMAHKGPCAEGQSSCLSTLRYALSEKEGGRAAFTPRCRSDGAYAAVQCHAARGGGCWCVTPDGKPVPNTTVRNGKPDCTRTGKSHAKRRSSARGQRNKKSCSRADRGLFNGNLLKIFSGEYERGRSGAKPLEHPAVAEWKFQELDRDRSGALEKPEYRGLRRLIKKVVKPKRCARAWARGCDADGDGAIARGEWAACLLASAEPPAPDFSLRFFMSLTADDDAAREPEPDYEEEPALVPSSVLPGLMRPSFPSGAEQENRREDEADCLSDRQAVLDEQKSGLSSLSTLYVPECTGDGRYARAQCYRTTPYCWCVHQDTGKPIPGSAVKDRSPDCDAAPHYTSPMKGCPEPMKTNFLRDLINLFIVKMTTSTNGSAPGHSDMVKWGASKEEQAATWTFVMLDKDKNKALDRREWKAFHQLIATAEQLRRCGRKLPRYCDVNHDNKISITEWLACLDVSQAVHGKTVETTKTPTNPRRKGPNPLESILKADD; encoded by the exons ATGTACACGAATGTATTTGTagtttattttacattattaaatgttatttactaTGTCTACGGAGTGACAACGCCGGATGGGAAg CCAAGCAGTAAGAGCAAGGAGTACTGCTACGCGCGGGTATCAGCCTGCGAGATCAGCGACGGTCACCAGCCGGTTTGTGGGACAGATGGCAGGACCTACCCCTCCAAGTGTCGGCTGCTGAGGGCCCAGTGCACGGGGGAGGCCGTCACCATGGCCCACAAGGGGCCCTGCGCAG AAGGCCAGAGCTCATGCCTGTCAACGCTGCGCTACGCCCTGAGCGAGAAggagggcgggcgggcggcctTCACCCCTCGCTGCCGGTCGGACGGCGCCTACGCGGCGGTCCAGTGCCATGCGGCGCGCGGAGGCGGCTGCTGGTGCGTCACCCCTGACGGGAAGCCAGTGCCTAATACCACCGTGAGGAATGGGAAGCCTGACTGCACTAGAACAG GCAAGTCGCACGCTAAGCGGAGGTCTTCAGCCCGCGGccaaagaaacaaaaaga GTTGCTCGCGCGCGGACCGTGGCTTATTCAACGGCAATCTCCTAAAGATCTTCAGTGGAGAGTACGAGCGGGGCCGCTCGGGGGCGAAGCCTCTGGAGCACCCGGCCGTGGCCGAGTGGAAGTTCCAGGAGCTGGACCGCGACCGCAGCGGAGCGCTCGAGAAGCCCGAGTACAGGGGGCTGAGGCGGCTCATCAAGAAG GTGGTGAAGCCGAAGCGTTGCGCGCGCGCATGGGCACGCGGCTGCGACGCGGACGGGGACGGGGCCATCGCGCGCGGGGAGTGGGCCGCGTGCCTGCTCGCCTCGGCCGAGCCGCCCGCGCCGGACT tctCGCTCCGTTTCTTCATGTCGCTGACCGCAGACGACGACGCGGCGCGCGAGCCCGAGCCCGACTACGAGGAGGAGCCTGCGTTGGTGCCCAGCTCTG TCCTGCCGGGGCTGATGCGTCCGTCGTTCCCCTCGGGCGCTGAACAGGAGAACAGGAGGGAGGACGAGGCTGACTGCCTGTCCGACAGACAGGCGGTGCTGGATGAACAG AAATCCGGCCTCTCATCTCTATCAACCCTCTACGTGCCGGAGTGCACGGGCGACGGTCGCTACGCTCGCGCCCAGTGCTACAGAACAACTCCGTACTGCTGGTGTGTGCATCAGGACACCGGCAAGCCCATCCCAGGGTCTGCTGTGAAGGACAGGAGTCCTGACTGTGACGCCGCGCCGCATTATACTAGCCCTATGAAGG GGTGCCCAGAACCAATGAAGACAAATTTCCTACGTGATCTCATCAACCTATTCATTGTTAAAATGACGACTTCAACAAACGGATCGGCACCTGG CCACAGTGACATGGTGAAGTGGGGAGCCAGCAAGGAGGAGCAGGCGGCGACGTGGACCTTCGTCATGTTGGACAAGGACAAGAACAAGGCGCTCGACCGACGGGAGTGGAAGGCCTTTCATCAGCTGATAGCTACTGCTGAGCAG CTCCGTCGCTGCGGCCGCAAGCTGCCCCGCTACTGCGACGTGAACCACGACAACAAGATCAGCATCACGGAGTGGCTCGCCTGCCTCGACGTGTCGCAGGCCGTGCATGGGAAGACTG TTGAGACTACCAAGACACCTACAAATCCACGAAGAAAAGGTCCAAATCCATTGGAATCAATACTGAAAGCGGACGATTAA
- the LOC105388140 gene encoding SPARC-related modular calcium-binding protein 2 isoform X5 produces MYTNVFVVYFTLLNVIYYVYGVTTPDGKPSSKSKEYCYARVSACEISDGHQPVCGTDGRTYPSKCRLLRAQCTGEAVTMAHKGPCAEGQSSCLSTLRYALSEKEGGRAAFTPRCRSDGAYAAVQCHAARGGGCWCVTPDGKPVPNTTVRNGKPDCTRTGKSHAKRRSSARGQRNKKSCSRADRGLFNGNLLKIFSGEYERGRSGAKPLEHPAVAEWKFQELDRDRSGALEKPEYRGLRRLIKKVVKPKRCARAWARGCDADGDGAIARGEWAACLLASAEPPAPDFSLRFFMSLTADDDAAREPEPDYEEEPALVPSSVLPGLMRPSFPSGAEQENRREDEADCLSDRQAVLDEQKSGLSSLSTLYVPECTGDGRYARAQCYRTTPYCWCVHQDTGKPIPGSAVKDRSPDCDAAPHYTSPMKGCPEPMKTNFLRDLINLFIVKMTTSTNGSAPGDMVKWGASKEEQAATWTFVMLDKDKNKALDRREWKAFHQLIATAEQLRRCGRKLPRYCDVNHDNKISITEWLACLDVSQAVHGKTVETTKTPTNPRRKGPNPLESILKADD; encoded by the exons ATGTACACGAATGTATTTGTagtttattttacattattaaatgttatttactaTGTCTACGGAGTGACAACGCCGGATGGGAAg CCAAGCAGTAAGAGCAAGGAGTACTGCTACGCGCGGGTATCAGCCTGCGAGATCAGCGACGGTCACCAGCCGGTTTGTGGGACAGATGGCAGGACCTACCCCTCCAAGTGTCGGCTGCTGAGGGCCCAGTGCACGGGGGAGGCCGTCACCATGGCCCACAAGGGGCCCTGCGCAG AAGGCCAGAGCTCATGCCTGTCAACGCTGCGCTACGCCCTGAGCGAGAAggagggcgggcgggcggcctTCACCCCTCGCTGCCGGTCGGACGGCGCCTACGCGGCGGTCCAGTGCCATGCGGCGCGCGGAGGCGGCTGCTGGTGCGTCACCCCTGACGGGAAGCCAGTGCCTAATACCACCGTGAGGAATGGGAAGCCTGACTGCACTAGAACAG GCAAGTCGCACGCTAAGCGGAGGTCTTCAGCCCGCGGccaaagaaacaaaaaga GTTGCTCGCGCGCGGACCGTGGCTTATTCAACGGCAATCTCCTAAAGATCTTCAGTGGAGAGTACGAGCGGGGCCGCTCGGGGGCGAAGCCTCTGGAGCACCCGGCCGTGGCCGAGTGGAAGTTCCAGGAGCTGGACCGCGACCGCAGCGGAGCGCTCGAGAAGCCCGAGTACAGGGGGCTGAGGCGGCTCATCAAGAAG GTGGTGAAGCCGAAGCGTTGCGCGCGCGCATGGGCACGCGGCTGCGACGCGGACGGGGACGGGGCCATCGCGCGCGGGGAGTGGGCCGCGTGCCTGCTCGCCTCGGCCGAGCCGCCCGCGCCGGACT tctCGCTCCGTTTCTTCATGTCGCTGACCGCAGACGACGACGCGGCGCGCGAGCCCGAGCCCGACTACGAGGAGGAGCCTGCGTTGGTGCCCAGCTCTG TCCTGCCGGGGCTGATGCGTCCGTCGTTCCCCTCGGGCGCTGAACAGGAGAACAGGAGGGAGGACGAGGCTGACTGCCTGTCCGACAGACAGGCGGTGCTGGATGAACAG AAATCCGGCCTCTCATCTCTATCAACCCTCTACGTGCCGGAGTGCACGGGCGACGGTCGCTACGCTCGCGCCCAGTGCTACAGAACAACTCCGTACTGCTGGTGTGTGCATCAGGACACCGGCAAGCCCATCCCAGGGTCTGCTGTGAAGGACAGGAGTCCTGACTGTGACGCCGCGCCGCATTATACTAGCCCTATGAAGG GGTGCCCAGAACCAATGAAGACAAATTTCCTACGTGATCTCATCAACCTATTCATTGTTAAAATGACGACTTCAACAAACGGATCGGCACCTGG TGACATGGTGAAGTGGGGAGCCAGCAAGGAGGAGCAGGCGGCGACGTGGACCTTCGTCATGTTGGACAAGGACAAGAACAAGGCGCTCGACCGACGGGAGTGGAAGGCCTTTCATCAGCTGATAGCTACTGCTGAGCAG CTCCGTCGCTGCGGCCGCAAGCTGCCCCGCTACTGCGACGTGAACCACGACAACAAGATCAGCATCACGGAGTGGCTCGCCTGCCTCGACGTGTCGCAGGCCGTGCATGGGAAGACTG TTGAGACTACCAAGACACCTACAAATCCACGAAGAAAAGGTCCAAATCCATTGGAATCAATACTGAAAGCGGACGATTAA